The following coding sequences are from one Drosophila gunungcola strain Sukarami chromosome 3L unlocalized genomic scaffold, Dgunungcola_SK_2 000014F, whole genome shotgun sequence window:
- the LOC128259955 gene encoding peritrophin-44, whose product MLTPSFRGVLFGCLLLVTCQPAFSASAGDYEELCRLFKNGTQIRKPGTCDQYIQCFDGEGTIVSCPSGQSFDPNKAKCVATLANSNQYCGNRCEGLDGEWVSDPTECHKYFYCMKGVPLAGMCPVGQHFEESSQSCLHGVDSHCVDVNNICELVADKTKFRNEDDCGYYYECDKNGKHSSQKCFTSKKRLYFDVETGSCVEPNKVECTAHSKNGICSSSKVLTFKSDGATCRGYFVCQALYPVADLDPLWMQCPEGYFFDQDLQICGKATSVVCTHNRCDGRGTMLVTSSSNNCHNFIRCVDGKEVEEETCHFDHFFDERIEACSSTIIYDKCCDDRD is encoded by the exons ATGCTGA caCCAAGTTTTCGTGGAGTGCTCTTCGGATGTCTTCTGCTGGTGACTTGTCAGCCGGCTTTTTCAGCTAGTGCCGGTGACTATGAGGAGCTGTGCCGGCTGTTCAAGAACGGCACCCAGATCCGCAAGCCGGGCACCTGCGACCAGTACATCCAGTGCTTCGATGGCGAGGGCACCATCGTGTCCTGCCCCTCCGGCCAGTCCTTCGATCCGAACAAGGCCAAGTGCGTGGCGACACTGGCCAACAGCAACCAGTACTGCGGCAATCGCTGCGAGGGACTGGATGGGGAGTGGGTGTCGGATCCGACCGAATGCCACAAGTACTTCTACTGCATGAAGGGAGTGCCGCTGGCGGGGATGTGCCCAGTGGGCCAGCACTTCGAGGAGAGCTCCCAGTCCTGCCTGCACGGCGTGGACTCGCATTGCGTGGACGTGAACAACATCTGCGAACTGGTGGCGGACAAAACCAAGTTCCGGAACGAGGACGACTGCGGCTACTACTACGAGTGTGACAAGAACGGCAAGCACAGCTCCCAGAAGTGCTTCACCTCCAAGAAGCGATTGTATTTCGACGTGGAGACCGGCAGCTGCGTGGAACCGAACAAGGTGGAGTGCACCGCCCATTCGAAGAATGGAATCTGCTCCAGCTCGAAGGTGTTGACCTTCAAATCGGACGGAGCCACCTGCCGTGGCTACTTCGTTTGCCAGGCCCTCTACCCTGTCGCCGACCTGGATCCACTGTGGATGCAGTGCCCCGAAGGCTACTTCTTTGACCAAGACCTGCAGATCTGCGGCAAGGCCACCTCGGTGGTTTGCACCCACAACAGGTGCGATGGGCGCGGCACCATGCTGGtgaccagcagcagcaacaactgccaCAACTTCATCCGGTGCGTGGACGGcaaggaggtggaggaggagacCTGCCACTTCGACCACTTCTTCGACGAGAGGATCGAGGCATGCAGCTCCACGATCATCTACGACAAGTGCTGCGACGACCGTGACTGA
- the LOC128260154 gene encoding peritrophin-44 yields the protein MKKFGAFVCLALLLLLHNGDLVEARDEDICRLFSNNTVIRDPDSCSQSITCIDHVSHYSTCSGSTPFFDKDTGKCVKSLSSSTSSCSISCQGVATHFLADPKSCYGYYYCADQETPLYGSCPQDTHFNATTQTCTRLYESDCTTSSFEYCSIVKNSVNFDNLAGCNQYHLCEKGVLKDKTCSSTMYYQASTGTCVAKALVDCDAHPLPTNVCGKASKPTENKFVSDGATCRGYFFCAKQKDGTPDANPAWNQCPQDRFFDQSNQKCNYPNLVKCTADRCDGRSPTFVLSSTSGCRNYLVCSGGVTLQEKSCGNYFFDEDLGGCVPNVKTYTAC from the exons ATGAAAA AATTTGGAGCTTTCGTGTGCCtggcactgctgctgctgctccataATGGCGATTTGGTGGAGGCCAGGGATGAGGACATCTGCCGACTGTTCTCGAACAATACGGTGATCCGGGATCCCGATTCGTGCAGCCAATCGATCACCTGCATCGACCATGTGAGCCACTACAGCACCTGCTCGGGATCCACACCGTTCTTCGACAAGGACACCGGAAAGTGTGTGAAGAGCCTGTCGTCTTCCACCTCCAGCTGTTCGATATCCTGCCAGGGTGTGGCCACCCACTTCCTGGCCGACCCGAAGTCCTGCTACGGGTACTACTACTGCGCGGATCAGGAGACGCCCTTGTACGGCAGCTGTCCGCAGGATACCCACTTTAATGCCACCACCCAGACGTGCACCCGCCTGTACGAGTCGGATTGCACCACCAGCAGCTTCGAGTACTGTAGCATCGTGAAGAACAGTGTGAACTTCGACAACCTGGCCGGATGCAACCAGTACCACCTGTGTGAGAAGGGCGTCCTGAAGGACAAGACCTGTTCGAGCACCATGTACTACCAGGCCAGCACGGGCACCTGTGTGGCCAAGGCCCTGGTGGACTGCGATGCCCATCCGCTGCCCACCAATGTCTGTGGCAAGGCCAGCAAGCCCACCGAGAACAAGTTCGTGTCCGATGGAGCCACTTGCCGCGGCTATTTCTTCTGTGCCAAGCAGAAGGACGGCACTCCGGACGCGAATCCCGCCTGGAATCAGTGTCCCCAGGACCGATTCTTCGACCAATCCAACCAGAAGTGCAACTACCCCAATTTGGTCAAGTGCACCGCCGATCGTTGCGATGGTCGCAGCCCCACTTTCGTGCTCAGCAGCACCTCGGGCTGCCGGAACTATCTGGTCTGCTCGGGTGGAGTCACCTTGCAGGAGAAGTCCTGCGGCAACTACTTCTTCGACGAGGACCTGGGTGGCTGCGTGCCAAACGTAAAGACCTACACCGCGTGCTAG